A single region of the Chionomys nivalis chromosome 5, mChiNiv1.1, whole genome shotgun sequence genome encodes:
- the LOC130874842 gene encoding 2-iminobutanoate/2-iminopropanoate deaminase-like, which produces MSSIIKKVISTAKAPAAIGAYSQAVLVDRTVYISGQVGLDPSSGQLVPGGTVEETKQALTNLGEILKAAGCDFTNVVKTTVLLADINDFATVNEIYKMYFKSNFPARAAYQVAALPRGSRIEIEAVAVLGPFSSA; this is translated from the coding sequence ATGTCGTCCATAATCAAAAAAGTGATCAGCACCGCAAAAGCCCCGGCGGCCATCGGTGCCTACAGCCAAGCCGTACTAGTGGACAGGACTGTGTACATTTCTGGACAGGTGGGCTTGGATCCTTCCAGTGGACAGCTTGTGCCAGGAGGGACAGTAGAAGAAACCAAGCAGGCTCTTACAAACTTGGGTGAGATTCTGAAAGCTGCAGGCTGTGACTTCACTAATGTGGTAAAGACAACTGTCTTGCTGGCCGACATAAATGACTTTGCCACTGTCAATGAGATCTACAAAATGTATTTCAAGAGCAACTTTCCTGCCAGGGCTGCGTACCAGGTTGCTGCTTTGCCCAGAGGAAGTCGAATTGAAATTGAAGCAGTTGCCGTCCTGGGGCCGTTCAGCTCAGCATGA